From Onychostoma macrolepis isolate SWU-2019 chromosome 05, ASM1243209v1, whole genome shotgun sequence:
GAAATCTCTACTTGTTCCAGAGGAAACtttgttcacttttttttttttttgtaatttgaagTCTACTGTAAGCTGATCTTTGTGTTATATTTCATACTGCTTGAAAAACAGGTTAATATATGAACGTCAGTAGCATTTATATATGCTTGTTTGTGACAGTAGCAATCtttgatgttttaaaaatggGGTTTACTGTGAagaaatagttttaaaaagttttacagATTGTTTGACACTGtggaaaaaatatgtaaatgccaATAACTTTGCTGTGTTGGAATTTATTCATTGTGATGGCATAACTGAGTATGcatacaaatgttttaaaggCAAATCTGTAGGGCCAGTTTGTTTATAATTTGTGGGGAGCACACATTAAAATTGTGCAAAGTGTAAaactaaaattgtgaaactgcagttcaaaataaaaaaaaaggttaactAACAAAATTGttgttgaattaattaatttcttacaagcaactaaatgaatggaaaaaagaaaagaaaaaaaaagctaaacaattaaagcaacttaattttttataggTTGTGAACTTGAAAACTTGCATTTATAATTATGGTAATTAAGTACATaacactgaatttattttaaaatttatgtaaaaaaaattgttggaACAACTTAATTTTTTCAAGTACTCAACTtacaaaataaagtttatgcTACTTAAAAATACATCAGTAGTAAATAGGGCATGGCTTGtgacaaaaatgatttatgacCCTTGATTTATGGCTTTTTTGACCTTTGTGACCTTTCCCCCTCCCCCACATAGCGACCACCCACATAGCGACCCCCCACGTCATGTTGACCCCTTGACCCCTTTAATGCGTTCCAGATGTGTGGAAATCAGAGAAGCGTGAAATTCCTACGTCATCCGGGGAtgagatatgttgtttgtacaagtGTAAAACCATAAATGAGTTGTCAAGTGTTGGTTTGAAGATTTTACGGTGGGGGTTTGCCCATCTGTGGACCACGTGGTGGTTGCATTCCGAGGCCTGGTGTGTTAtggactctttctctctctctctctatgggaGATGTATGTAAAAGGATAAGCAGATAAAATTTTATCAGGTCAGTTTTAAGACAGACATATATTCTGATGactgtataaaatgtaattaaataacactCCTAATAATGAATTGGGAATGAATTAAAACCTTCTTACATTTTTTCTTCAAGAGAAAAAATATTTCCTCCGCTTGCAAGCATTACCATTCTACAAAtgagaggtttacaaaaaattgtgtttagtttaagttggaAAAAGTTCTCTCACGCTCTTTATCTCTATATCTAtggaaaaatatattgaatttaagggtaaaagcagaataaataaacaattttaacaggtcagttttaagacagacaataaagaaataaaccctcttacatttttccaagagaaaaacatttcctCCTCTCGCAAGGAACCCCATTCTTCAAATGAAAGGTTTACCAAAAAATTTGTGTTTAGTTGGAAAAGGCATCTGTCTCCACCCTCACGCTCTTTCTCTCTATCTATGGAAAAGATATTGAATTTAAGGgtaaaagcagaataaataaaaaattttaacagGTCAGTTTTAAGACAAAGATATATTCTGTtggttgtataaaaataatttaaataaaataggcaACATGACTAATAATGAGAAGGgataaaaaatgtttagtttaacaaataaaatgatctTACGTTTTCATGGTATACCAGTCGGCCTCAAATGAACTGATTACACAAATTGTGTTtagtttaaactttaattatGCTCTCTGCAGAGTGAGCACGCTCCTGtgtgtatctgtctgtctctctctgtgtgtgtgtgtgtgtgtgtgtgtgtgtgtgacgcaGGACCCCCACCGCTCATGCCATTTCTGTCCGCTGCGAGTGAGAATGTTTTgcaaacatttgatttatttatatactttaatGTTTCCCTAATACGTCTGAAGTCCttatattttaacttatttcgCATCAAAAGTTTGTTTAAAAGTTTCTTATATCTTCaaattgaatgtttttaaactaaaagatGTAACATTTCAGCAGTTTTATAGCGAAGCAATGGCTCTGTGGTTAACGTCGTTGCGACGTGATTAGATGATCGTTTTGATCGCTCATCTAATCCCGGCTCGGAAGGgcttcaaaactttttaatttatttatctaaAATGACAACTAATCATCCCTTTAGGATACGAATTTAATGATGGCTATGTATATTTCGCCTGACTGCACCAGCAATGTTGGTCGTGTTTTAGAGATGGAACCGATCGCataattttaggttttattttaagaaggttGTTTAAATAATAGTTCTGGTCTGGTTCTGGCAGCCGCGCCGAAATAAATTTTTTCTAATTAGACACGCTGTCCTGTTtattttcacagacttttagGCTCTGTTTATGAAAACATTAGGAAATTCGGAAATTAGTTGCGGCGAATATTTCAGACACCCCCCGTGTTTAAATCGTTTTAGTAGTTCTGTTTAGACTCTGAGAAAGAGTTTAGACCCTGCAAAAGTAGCCCTAATCAACTACCCGGGGGCTATTATATTTTCACAAGTTGACGTCAGTCTTGGTGACCGATTGATATCTCAGAGCTCGAGCACCTACCCTTACCGATGTATCATCGAGAGTCTTATCAACTACAGCAAAGATACGCTGGAATCGCTTTTCTCAGCCGGTCTGTTTTTCAAAGACACGGCGGGTCACATGGATGAAACCGATCCTGTGGGCCGTAACTCCGGTCTGACCAAGAGATCGCTCTACACCACCGGGAGCGGTGTTGTGGAGTTGCTGGCGCCTATTCACAGCGACATCttctttcaagaaaaattaatgCTAAACGGCGTCGACATAAAAATACGAATGATCAGAGGCAAAGATGAATTCTGCCTGATGTCAGGGGAGGACGTAGCCTATAAACTAAATATTGTGTCGGCGTCCCTTTTCGTCAAGAAAGTGTCCGTATCACCGTCTGTGAGACTGGCGTATGCCCAGGCCTTGCTCTCGACCACTGCCAAGTATCCCATAGATAGGGTCTGTCTAAAAAATTTCTCCTTACCCGTAGGTTCCCGAGTATCAAATCAAGAAAATTTGTTTTTGGGGACCTTGCCAAAATCTATCGTTCTGGCAATGGTAGATAATGATGCGTTCACCGGGTCCTACGATAAAAACCCATTTGCGTTCAAACATTACAATTTGGAGTTCCTGGCCGTTTACGTAGACGGACAGCAATTTCCCGCCAAGCCTCTCCAGCCAAACTTTGCCGCAGGAGCGGCCGTACGAGAATTTTATCAGTTGGCGACCGCTACCGGGAGACATCTTAAAAATCAGGCTCTCTCTATCAACAGGGATGATTTTCTGAGAGGGTATTCGCTTTATGCCTTTAACCTCATGCCTGACGAAGACTGCGGTCAACACATATCGCTCATCAAGTCCGGGAATATCAGACTCGAAGCACGCTTCAGACAACCGCTGACGCATACTATTAATCTCATCGTTTACGCTGTGTTTGACAGCATCATCGAGGTGTCTAACCGCAGACAGGTCCTGGTCGATTACTACTGAACAGAAAAATGAACACGATACAACTCACGGCCATCATGGACAAAATTTCGTGTAACACTCATTTTCTCGGAGTTCTTCCGAGCAATCATCTGCCTGAAAGGCCGTTAAAGACCTTACCGGCGCTGGCTATCGTTAACACGGACCCTGCTGACCTGCCGGGACAGCACTGGGTCGCCGCTTATTTAACTCGAGAGGGTTCAGGGTGTTTTTCGATAGCTTCGCCACGCTCCTGACAGCGAACGCTTTCAACGTCCatcaaaaactttttaataacCAATACCTCCGTCGTGTTATATTCTACTAAACGGGTCCAGGATTTTACTTCGGACATGTGCGGTTAGCACTGTGTGTTTTTCCTATATCACATGGCCAAGGGTCACGAGTATAGCCGAGTGATGAATTTGTACAGCGAcgattatattaaaaattataaaatggtgTCGCTATTTGTGAAAAGACTTGGATCTAATGTTTgtaatgaaaaaatgttttcgTGTATTCATTGTGTGCAGACGTGTATTTCATCTGTGTTGCATGATTGAATTATCCAATGTATTTGATTGATCGTAAATAAAGACTCTTAAAGCCGACATCGgtttacagacatttattgaaaaaatattgaaacGCTAGGTATACACAACATATAAAGATTACATCTCTAAAATTCTAACCACGGTCTTCGATCGATAGTCGGTGATTTGAACGTAGGACCGTCGGTCCTCAGAGCTCGTGAAATTCTCTTTTTGGCCATCTTTTTAGAAGGACGCGAGGGCTCCGGCGTGTATACGATATCTCCAGGCTTGCTTTTTAAAGAACTAATCGTACGTCTAACATGATTATTCGGTACGGTAGAAAATGGTATGTTTAATTCGGCAAACGCCTGCAGAAACTCCGACCATCCTAGAGGCCTTCGGTCATCCCGGACCTGGTGCGGCGCCGTAACATTTTTTAGCAGATCGAGCATGTGTGATCCTGGCACAGGTTTACCCTTAAACACGAATTCGCCCGATTCGTTCCAAGCGCTGAGTCCTTTAGCTTTAGACATTTTGTCTAATATGTATCGACTGTTTTTTACGCTTCTCGCTGGCACGTTCTTCAGAACTTCGTCTACAACGTCTTCCGAACCCCCGTCATCTTCACCCGAGGTATTGGGGGGAACATCTTTATGGCCGGGATCGGGGTTTGGTAACGATAGGGTTAAAACGGCGTTCTCACGATTCCCTTGTTTAACGATAGTTAAAAACCTAGTTAGtatgtttgagtaaagtttGACTTTTTCACGTTGATCTAAATCGCTCCTgagtaaaatatttcttatgGCCGTGTCCAGATCGTTCTCTACAACCTGTTGAATGTTCTCGCGAGGGGTTCCGGATTTCAGCATATCCAGCTGGTTCTGGGGAAcaagatacattttctcagAGTACTCCATGTTCAACCCTGTCTAGACGCTATTAAGCTGGAAATGAAGGGTATCGCTACGCTTAGGAGCGGTAGAAGAAATCCACCGGTCTGGTTGAAAACGCGTTTCTTGGCGGTTATACCGATTTTCTTATCGGCGAGAAATTTAATTTCCGATTTTCTCCTTATTAGTTTTAGGTACTGCTGGCGGTTGATCGGAATCGTACCATAAAGGATGTTTAGCGCTACTTCGCAGAGTGCTAAAATGAGCTCGTCGGACGACGACTGCAAAATAAGACGTCGTTGTTTAGGCCTCGCTTTATGTAACATCTTTCACAGAGGTAGGTATTTACAGAGTTTGGCGGCCATgatcactttctttttttctgaaggTAGACCACTTGGCGATCGGTAAGCAGCCCCGTTCTGAGCCGGTACTGTTCGGGCGTTTTCGCTTTATAGTCTATCATGAGGTATCCATAAGGTTGACTGGTAGCGTCTTGATAACACTCCATAAAGTATTTCGCATTGGTCGGAAACATTTGCCTCCCGAGCACCATGACTTGATTAGCGTCCCGGGGGTTTTTAAACAAGATTAAATAATTTGTGTTCAAGCTAATGGTTCTGCTCGATTTACCTTGAGCAAATAAATTCTGTACGATATAAATAGCGCTGAGATTACGATGGTGTACAAACTGTGTGAAGACTTTTTGGACTTGTGCGTTCCCGCTGGCTTCGCTCATCATGTCGTCCAAAATCAGAAGATTAGCTTTGTTGACGGGAAGTAAATGATCATCATTCAGAGACGTGGGTATTCCTTCAACAAATTTAATGTCGTACATTTTAAGCAGTTCATCATACAGAGGTTGCCAAcaattgtaaatataaacaatgttttcaatttttttagaAATCATATTTAAACCATTCTCCATCAGACGTTTTACAAAATAGGTTTTCCCACTATTGGAAGGCCCACTTATCACGCATGAGAAAGGGTGTTGCAGTCTAAAGTCAAATTCAGAAGCATCCCGTACCCCTCTATGCATCATCTAATCAGTAGCCATAAGGAAGAGTATTGAAATCGGGTAAAAGCCTGCGCTTATTATACACCACCTTGAACCTTTTGTCGACTGACTTGTGCAGCGTGAGATGCTTTTTATCCCTCACGATATTTTCAGCACGAGCCAGGATGTAACGTGTATCATCGCGAGATGTCACATAGTTGTTAACCAGTCCAATCAGGGAATCTAAGCGGATAGCTCTGGAATTTTTAGCGTTCAGAGTTATACTCTTAGCTTTCATGCATGTTTTTCCTTTGGCGGTACGATAGCCGTAGGATTTAGGGCCGCTGGAACAGAACTCGGTGATGTAGTCCCCGTCCCCTATTTCATCCGTCAGCTCCCCCAAATGATCTCCGAGAGATGGCATCCAGTCACCGTCCCTAGACACAAAAATGACGCTGTCTGTGTCCGAGTATAAAACACGGTCGCCGAGTTTGTCCATCAGGTCGTACAACTCCAGTCGTGCGTGAGCCGTCGTAAATGCTCCTATAAACACGTTAATGTCTTGAGTCTGTCGAACATCGTCTTTGGCGGGACGACGCTGGACGAGCGCTACATCGTCCGAGACGAATGTAAAAAATGTCAGGGTATCGGTTTTACCAAAAACGATCCTGGTGAAATCTTCAGGGTCTTTCACGAGGGTGGTTTGTGCTAAGTCCTCTCTCATAGAGAACCTCCCCCATAAACTATTAAGCAATAGCTTGTTTATAGACCTCTGAGCGGGGTTGTGACTGATTTTTTCAGGGTCGAGACGAATTCCCTCTTTTTCATAATATTCCCGTATGTAAGTCGCTTTGTCGACATCCGTGACCACGTTTGACGGATAGCCGGACGCTTGCTGTTTCAAACGCAAAAACTTTTTTACGTAATCGCAAAACAGCTTATCCATTTGTTGCGGGAAATGCCAAACTTCATCGATTTTGGCCACGACATACCCTTTCTCAAGAGCTTTTAAAAGTTCGATACTGACACAACACCCTGAGAGAGCCCTCTCCTCGTCCGTGTGGCTGCAGTTCGTAGTCTGGTTTTCGGAGTGCGCGCAGGTGCGACATAAGGGGAACATGAGTTTTCCGCCGCATCTGTAAGGCAGTATAGGGTGAAGCAATTTGTGAGGGGGGTACACGACGGCCTTGATAAGTCCGTAATAATTTTCAATCGGTTCAAAATCATTATAAATGATTTGGGGGTGACCGATCGGATAGCTTTTCCTCGCCTGACAGTACGGGTATAAGCTGGTAAAATCGACATAGCTTATGTTCTCCCCTTCACTCGTCTTGTGATAGAGTTTGTAAGCGTTAGTTCTGCCTCCAAAAAGTGCGTCTCTAGGCTTCAGTCTCTCTGGAGCAGAATAAGTACTCATAAACTCCATCACAGCGGGTCGGCACGCTTCATTTTATGCCATTCACACTCCCAAAGAGTCTCTATTTTCAAGCCGAGGCATTTGCAAAATTTCAACCTTGTCGTCAAACAGTCTTCTGAGAACACCAAAAGGTATGCCTGACAAGGGGTGTGTTTTATGGGGTTCGAAGCGGCATTCGTGGCCGTGGTGTAGACAGCCGTTGTATTCCAACCCGTACCTCACCCCGTCCTGCTCGTAGTAACCGTCTAAAAGTAACGACCGATCTGCACTTCCCCATGATTTAGAGCGTGATGAAGGTCTATGTTTCGCGTCTTTTTCACATACTCGAGCCATTCGATCGACGCGTTAGAGTAAGTCTTGTGTTGCCGGACATACATGTTATTATGCGTCAGAGCCAGAGTGTCTCTGTCGAGATAATGCGTTTTGAATACCCCCATACAACAGCTCGCGAGGGTGGTAAAGTTGAACGGATCAAGTTCGGTACAGTCTATGAACGCTTCTCTGTATTTCATGCACGCTTCACGTAATAAGACGACGTCGTTCACGCCGTACGCGTACAGTTCCTTCCTGAAACGGAAGAATTTACCAGAGACTGTGCTGTACCACGCATCGAATTTTGCCTGGTCTTTATCCGACATGTTTTCATACCCGTAAAACGTTTTGTCGGGGTAAGGACCCACATAGTCCTAATTTTCCGGTCTATTGAAATAATGGGGAAAGTAGCCTTTTTCCATCGTGGTCAGGTTTAGAGCCGCGGGTGTCTTAGACAGAGCCATCGGGATGAAGCTGTAACTATCTATGTATCGCTGAGCATAAGCTTCGTCGtacatgaaaattattttacaccCTTGCATGATGATATCGAGAGTAATCCCCGCTTTGCAAAAATACTCGAGAATTAAAAAAGAGTCGAATCTGGAGGCGCAATGGGCTATGAAACAGTATCCTTTGTATCGGGGTTGTCTGAATCGGGTGATCAACTGTTCCACGCATTTGACGCCTTCGGCCACAAATTGTTCGCCTTCAAAAGTAATCGCGCAAACAAAATTAGCGACGTGTCTATCGTTTTCATAACGAGTTTCGAAGtcgtaaaaaatatattttttgctagGTTCCTTGGACGGTTGGGGCTGAATGTAACAGAAATGTACTCCTGTGTCATGCAGCTCTTCCCCACAATCGCTGCATCGGTGGGGCGAGCATTTGTGTCGATCGATGGGACCTTTAATTTCGTACCGTCTGTTACATAGTTTGCAATATTTTAGGGCGTCGCAAGGGGGCTTCTCTTTGCCGGGCGGAGTCTTTTTGTGCACGTCGTAACAGTAGCTCGAATTACAGAAGCGTCGACAATCGGGGCAGACGTGTTTACAATGGTGATCTCGGATTTTCTCGTAGCCTTTATAGCAGAAACGGCATACGTAGCTAGCCCCTATAAACGATGTCAGATTCAGAATCATGTAGTAATGTTCGTCTTGTAAGTAAAGAAACGCGGTTTTAGGATGAATTTCACcgtgatttttgaatgtttctaACGCGCCTGCACTCGTCCTGTAAAAAACGACGATTTTGATGTCTAGCAGGTTTTCAAACCTCGCTATATCGTGAAGACCGATCTTGTCTTGGATCGAAAAACCTGCGTCGTTGTGGATGACTGTCGCCCGACTTTCTAATTCGCTCTCGGGTAATTGCGGCTCGAGAAAACGTGCGAGACAGATAGAGAGACATAAATTATTAGCGGAATTCAGGGGTACGAATAAACtggacttttttcttttaatcacCTGCTGTAATGGGACGTCTGTGAGTTTACGACGCTGTCCCCCTCCTCCTTGTCTGTTCATGGCCACATCGACTTCGATCTCGACAGAGTCGTCGGACAATAACTGATCGTTACTCTGTAACATTTTCTCAATTTGTTCGGTGAAAAGATTAACGTCGTAATTATTGCCGGGTGTTAAAACGACGTTAACGGGGATCTTCAGGCTTTCACCAATCATTGTCATATTAATAACGCTAGAGTAACCGCCGATACGTCTGGCGAAAGACACtatttcctcaatttttttgtgtAATAAAATGTGATAAGATGCTAAATCCGTAGCCCTTATTTCACGCAGATTCATAGTCCTTCGCAATTCCACGCTGTTAAATCGAGGCCTAGGTATGACGTGATACCCGTTTGCGATCCCCCCCGTGTCGTCTCAGAGCATCAACGTTCAATTGACTCGGTTCTGTTGCGTCTGAAGGATACGGGGCATAGTTATTAGGCGTAGCGTCAGTCGATGGCTGTGCGTCGCGGGAAGTTGACAGTCGCTCTGTCTCGTTATTACCTGTTGGGGGAGCTGATGGACTTGTAGCGTCTTCGGACGTACCGCCGATCTGTACGACGCTTCCCTGTGACCGTTGGTTATGGCTGTTTATCATGGTCTGCAAAAGTTTGCACACATCAGCGTTTAGATATTGTTCAATTTCCGATTCTAATCGTTCAAAATCATTTTGAGTCTGATCATAATTAACTGGCATTTCTGCAGAATTTGGATAGTAATCTAACAATCGTTGTAATATATCACACAAGTTATGAGACCTCTCTGCGTGCATTTCGATGGCATTCTGCAGTAGGTCTGAGAGAGATTGGTCTGAATGACAACTATGaacattttcagcatccattttttattttatttagatac
This genomic window contains:
- the LOC131540791 gene encoding uncharacterized protein F54H12.2-like — translated: MDETDPVGRNSGLTKRSLYTTGSGVVELLAPIHSDIFFQEKLMLNGVDIKIRMIRGKDEFCLMSGEDVAYKLNIVSASLFVKKVSVSPSVRLAYAQALLSTTAKYPIDRVCLKNFSLPVGSRVSNQENLFLGTLPKSIVLAMVDNDAFTGSYDKNPFAFKHYNLEFLAVYVDGQQFPAKPLQPNFAAGAAVREFYQLATATGRHLKNQALSINRDDFLRGYSLYAFNLMPDEDCGQHISLIKSGNIRLEARFRQPLTHTINLIVYAVFDSIIEVSNRRQVLVDYY